A stretch of the Acyrthosiphon pisum isolate AL4f chromosome A2, pea_aphid_22Mar2018_4r6ur, whole genome shotgun sequence genome encodes the following:
- the LOC100573239 gene encoding uncharacterized protein LOC100573239, protein MKVTYSWIIYSCIIYGTGIQCDRKLEKRHTGTTCLGDTEDHFKCSNGQYIEWPVVCDGHKHCSDGSDETNELCAIYEFGTNMTMDCGRVNQNIISKNLSFALAPWSVKVQESNEKSEIKYICMGTIIAPNIVISDGSMFWNRVIKSNRLMLTNGVRFRISKYSDNSNTNLIDVSAVYLPIGFNHTRAINADLKIVNIIVFVLANKFSFDNGFIPICIDWFGKYDLRKKAQMTFIVANEELYPSAIQGSFPYTDNSLCTLLQKNLTNTGVIIDKICIKLENVTDLRIIEGLPGSGLGILHSASNFLNGILISLVRSDKLINYMVFTDVQYYVPWFRGIFNKHVTVNSCILPTVEGVIYSYEGSDEVLPHGTLIDRHLNVIENCDVGYHKAYPISFRVCMGKGKWYSSSYKLCYKMCPPLISDSLDFKCSHNCKYANCSDLSIPDTIATPSCKQSYYAPYGQEDTLLELVCQSNGIWNNRLYRCIPYCGKINNNINNGMISDGETASEWNGTMERWSLSI, encoded by the exons ATGAAGGTGACATATTCCTGGATCATATATTCATGTATAATTTATG GAACCGGGATTCAGTGTGACAGAAAACTCGAAAAAAGACATACTGGAACAACTTGCTTAGG AGACACTGAAgatcattttaaatgttcaaatggACAGTATATCGAATGGCCGGTGGTCTGTGATGGACACAAGCATTGTTCAGATGGTTCGGATGAGACCAATGAGTTGTGTGCTATATACGAGTTTGGAACAAATATGACCATGG attgTGGTAGAGtaaatcaaaacataatatccaAAAACCTATCATTTGCACTAGCACCTTGGAGTGTTAAGGTACAGGAATCGAATGAAAAATCTGAgatcaaatatatttgtatgggaACAATCATTGCTCCAAATATAGTAATTTCTG ATGGTTCTATGTTTTGGAATCGAGTTATAAAATCAAATCGATTAATGCTAACAAACGGTGTTCGATTTAGAATTAGTAAATATTCTGACAAcagtaatacaaatttaatcgat GTATCAGCGGTTTACTTACCTATAGGTTTTAATCATACCCGTGCAATTAATGCTGACCTcaaaattgtaaacataatagtTTTTGTGTTAGCCAACAAATTTTCTTTTGATAATGGATTTATACCAATTTGTATCGATTGGTTTGGTAAATATGATCTGCGGAAGAAAGCTCAAATGACG tttattgtAGCCAATGAAGAACTATATCCGTCGGCAATACAAGGATCTTTTCCATACACCGACAACAGTCTTTGTACATTACTTCAAAAGAATCTCACAAATACTGGGGTGATTATTGATAAGATATGTATCAAATTGGAGAAtg TTACAGATCTAAGGATAATTGAAGGACTGCCAGGATCAGGCTTAGGTATTTTACACTCTgcttcaaattttttaaacgGGATATTGATTAGCTTGGTAAGAAGCGATAAGCTAATCAACTACATGGTTTTTACAGACGTACAATACTATGTACCTTGGTTCCGTGGAATTTTCAACAAACAT GTAACAGTGAATTCGTGCATTTTACCAACCGTTGAAGGTGTCATATATTCTTACGAAGGTTCTGATGAAGTATTACCTCACGGAACATTAATTGATCGCCACCTTAATGTTATTGAGAATTGTGATGTTGGATATCATAAGGCTTATCCCATTAGCTTTAGGGTTTGTATGGGAAAAGGAAAATGGTATTCGAGTTCTTACAAACTGTGTTACA aAATGTGTCCACCTCTAATATCAGATAGTCTAGATTTTAAATGTAGTCATAATTGCAAGTATGCTAATTGCTCAGATCTATCGATACCCGACACAATAGCAACACCGTCATGTAAGCAATCATATTATGCACCATATGGACAAGAAGACACATTACTAGAATTAGTTTGTCAGTCCAATGGGATTTGGAATAACCGATTATATAGATGCATTCcat attgcggtaaaattaataataatataaacaatgggATGATTAGCGATGGTGAAACAGCCAGTGAATGGAACGGCACCATGGAACGTTGGAGTTTatcgatttaa
- the LOC100162607 gene encoding mannan-binding lectin serine protease 2: MVCHLGVEIVHLNEHYHGSSEFHANDLAIIVVRNRISFNIGVAPVCVDWRDINTIPNGAKGKIVGWGKTEKGIESPILLEASLPYIDHNSCRDMYINGFERYVTVDKFCAGSALGQGVLNGDSGAGLSFLHSNSYYLTGVASVKDPEKNDSVAVFTEIKHHIQWIRRLYNKHN; this comes from the exons ATGGTATGTCATCTAGGa GTGGAAATTGTTCACCTGAATGAACATTATCATGGGTCTTCTGAGTTTCATGCTAATGATTTAGCTATTATTGTGGTACGAAACagaatttcttttaatattggTGTTGCGCCAGTTTGCGTTGATTGGAGAGATATAAATACTATACCAAATGGAGCTAAAGGGAAG ATTGTTGGTTGGGGAAAAACGGAAAAAGGTATTGAAAGTCCTATTTTGCTGGAGGCATCTTTACCGTACATTGACCATAATTCTTGCCGGGATATGTATATAAACGGATTTGAACGATATGTAACTGTTGATAAGTTTTGTGCCGGTTCTGCATTgg GACAAGGAGTGCTTAATGGGGATAGCGGTGCAGGCTTAAGTTTTCTACACtctaattcttattatttaaccgGAGTAGCCAGTGTCAAAGATccagaaaaaaatgattcagtCGCAGTTTTTACAGAAATTAAGCACCACATTCAATGGATTCGCAGACTGTATAACAaacataactaa